The DNA region CGGCACCCTCCGCGCGTGGTGTCAAGGGGCTTCCCCGGGCGCGGTTTGTGGCGCACTCTCTGTGGAGAGAGAGTCCTGGAGGGCCCCACATGTCTGAACTTCCGGATCCGCGTTTCATGCTGAATCGCATCACGGCGTCGGAATGGGTGATCAACGACCTTCGATACTCGCCCAACGACCCGCGCCATGTCGTCGCGTGCGTGTACGAACTCGCCGAGACCGAGGTCGAGGTGACCTGGCTGCGTGACCTGCCACTCGCCACGCGTTATGGAACCGCATTCGAGGTGCTCGAGGATGTCGAGAGGATGCGTGGTTCGAGCAGGGCCACACGTCCGATCTCCATCCCCCATCGGCCGCCGCTGCTGGCGACCTAGTCGTCCCGCGGCACGGACAGCGAACGAAGAAGCGCACCTCCTCGATCTCTGAGGGGGTGCGCTTCCTCCATGCCGCGCTGCGGAGCTCAGGCGGCCACGTGCGGGATCACAGCAGCTGCAGATCGGTCACGCACGTGCGATCGTCCGGCGACGTGGTCGACAGCGGCACGGTGCCCGTCAGGCCGGCGCTCTCGACGGTCAGCGTCGCCTCGATTCCCCGAGGCACCCAGACGCCGGTGAACCCGTTGTCGTGGGTGCGGCGCATCTCGTCGATGAGCACCGTCCCGTCGTCGGCGGTGAGGACGATGCGCATCTCGATGTCGGAGAGCTCACCGACGCACGTCGTGAGGCTGTGGAAGTGGCACTCGTGGGTCTGTTCGCGGAATGGTGCGACCGAGATGTACACCGCGTCGTCGGGCATCGGCAGCCGACTCTCCCGGCCGCTGGTGTCACGCAGCAGGAGCGCGTCGGGTTCGACGGATGCGAGGAGATCGTCCGGGCGGTCCGCCACGGGCATCGCGTCGAGTCGTTCGATCACCTCGCCGACGTCGAGCCCCGCGAGGTCGTGCGCGGCGAGCAGGTCCTGCGCCGACGCCACCGAGTCGACGTCGGCGGGGGAGACGGCGGGCGCGCACCCGGACAGGGCGATTCCGGCGACGGCCAACGCGGCGAGCCCCGCGGACAGCCTCCGTCGTCGACGTGATGCGGAGACCGACGGAGAGGCGGGGGACGTGGTGGAGGGGAGGGGATGGTTCATGGGGACGGTCCTTCGTGCGAGGTGGGGCCGGTGTGGGCGGGGATACGCCGACACCGACCCCGAAATGGGTTCAGAGGGTGGAGAGGAGGTCCTTCATCTCCTGGATCTCCTCGGTCTGCGCGTCGATGATCGTCTGGGCGAGTTCGATCGCTTCCGGATCGCTCCCGCCGTCGACCTCCGCCCGCGCCATCTCGACGGCTCCCTCGTGGTGCACGATCATCTGGTCGAGGAACAGGCGTGACGCTTCGGGACCGTCGGCGGAGCGGAGCGCGGCGAGGTCGTCGTCGCTCATCATCCCGTCGCCGTGGTCCATCCCGTTCGCGTCGCGGTCGTCGGAGCCGATGCCCCAATCGTCCAACCAGCCCTCGAGCTGTTCGATCTCCGGGCCCTGCGCGGCCTTGATCCGCTGGGCGAGTTCGGCCACCTCGGGGTCGATCCCCTCCACTCCGAGCACGATGTCGCTCATCTCGATCGCCTGCTCGTGGTGCACGATCATCATCGAGGCGAACATGACGTCGGCATCGTTGACGTCGGCATCGCTCATGCCGGCCGATGGTGACGACGAGCTGTGGTCCATGCCGGGCATGGAAGCGTCGTCGGTGCCGGTCGCGCAGCCGGACAGCAGCAGAACGGCGGACAGGGTGAGTGCGGCGGTTGCCGCAGCACGAATCTTCATGGGTGTGTTCTCCAAATACGCATAGTCGTTGCGCACACGCCGGACGGCGGCGCGCGAGGGTGAGAGGCCTGGAGCCGTGGCGCGAGAGCGCGGGCTCGACGGCTGCTCAGGTGCGACTGATGCAGAGAACGTGCAGAGAAGGGGCGCGGGGGAGGACCCGCGCGGCCAGGACCTCGAGAAGGAGCGAGCGGAGGAGCATCGCCGTCCAGCCGCGAAGCATTCCAGGCGCGATGAGGAGCACGAGGGCGAGGAGGAGCGCGAGGACGCACATCATCGCCATGCCGGCGTGATCATCGGTGCCGCAGCCTGCGCAGGACATCGCGGTCGTGCCGGACGGGTCTTCGGACGGGAGCGCCTGCACCTGCGCTGTGCCGTGATGCGCGGATACCGGCTCGGACACGGTCATCACCGCCGAAATCGCCGCCGCCGGAGTGTCGGCCGCCGCAGTGCCGTGCAGATTCAGGGTGTGCATCCCCAGCAGCCCCAGGATGACTGCGGCGACGAGGAGCACGCCCGACAGCACACCCCGGAAGACGCTCGATGAGCCTCTTCCGGACCACGTCGCCGCCACCGGTGCCATGAGAGCAAGTCTACGGGGCGCGGGTGACGGCGACCGGTGCGCTGCGGGCCGGCGAGGGTGTGCAGTCAGATGTCGGGGCCGTCGTCGTGCTCGTCCGCGCCGGCAGCGACGCGGTCGGCCTCGGCGCTGTCGACGAGCGCGTCATCGACATCCGGATCGAGAACACGCTCGCCGTCGACCTCCCTCGTCGGCACACCCGTCGGGTCGGTCGGGTCGTCGTCATGGGGGAGCGGGGGAACCGGGGGAATGATCGGGTTCGACATGATCGCATCCTTTCGTCGAGATGGGTTCACGGTAGAACGCGGGGCGTGCGGTCGGAATCGGGTTGACGCTCGTGCAGACGCGCGCTAGCGCGGTTGATCCGGCGCGGTCATCAGGCAGGGCGAGGGTGATAGACCGATTGGGCCTCTACGGCTGCGGTGCCGAAATCACCGTCTGCATTGATAACGTGGCCGCGAGCCAGCGTGAGTCCGGTGGCCCGGCCTCGTCCTTTGAGCACGGCGCCGCGCAGGTCAGGATCGGGGTCGCGGTGGCTCCCGCCGCTCGCGAGCGCGACGTTCACCGCCGTGACATCGCCGAGGATCTGCGATCCATCGCCCAGAGTGGAAGCGCCGGCGAGGTCGATCCTCCCGATCAGACGCACCCGGTTGCCGATCGTGATCACGGAATCGGAACGGTTCGCGAGCAGAGCCACCGCATGCGGGCCGAACTCGTTGTCGGTGCCGATGCTCACGCGTCCGCCGCCGGTCGCCTCGATTCGGGTGCCCTCGAAGAAGCGGTTGTCGTCACCGATGAGGAGAGTGCCGGGGTCGGCGTCGATGCGGACGTTCGGACAGAACACATTGCCGGTCCCGATCTCGGCGTGCGCGGAGAGGAGGGCGGAGAAAGGATCGAGGAAGACGTTGAGGTCGTCCGCGATGAGCTGGCTCACCGTCCGATATCCCCGCGACGCACGCACACGATCCGCGTAGCCCAGGGGCGCGTGCGTCATGGAGCCTCCTGGTCACTGCCGCGTGAGACGAAGAAAGCCCCCGGAGAACCGGGGGCTTTTTCTGTGGACCTGAGGGGACTCGAACCCCTGACCCCCTGCATGCCATGCAGGTGCGCTACCAGCTGCGCCACAGGCCCAGACGCTGTTCCGGACCAGCCGGAGCAACTTGAAAAGAGTACTACACGAATCGACGCGAACACCAATCGGGGAGGGCATCCCGGGCGCGTCACCGTGGAGTGCGGAGGGGAGGAACAAGCGCGCGGCGCCGGGCGTTGAAACCGGCGTGAGCATCCTCGACAGTCTGGTGATCGGCGCAGGGCAGGCCGGCCTCTCGGCATCCTTCCACCTCTCGAGGCTGGGTATCTCGCATGTGGTTCTCGACGCAGACGGACAGCCCGGCGGCGCCTGGCAGCACCGGTGGGACGCGCTGACGATGCGCGATGTGCACGGCGTCGCCGAACTGCCCGGCGACACGCCGCCGCCCCGCGACGGTGCACGCGCCAACGAGGCCGTGCCCGCATACTTCGCGCGATACGAGAAGACGCACGAACTCCCGGTGCTCCGCCCCGTGCACGTCGAGCGCGTCGAGGACCACGACGGTCTTCTCGTCGTGCGGGCGCGTGAGGGGGAGTGGACGACCCGCACCCTCGTGAATGCGACCGGCACCTGGACGCATCCGTTCCTCCCGCACTTCCCCGGCATGGAGACGTTCGTCGGTGAACAGCTGCACACCGTGGACTACCCGGGGCCCGAGCACTTCATCGGCAAGCGGGTGCTCGTCGTGGGCGGGGGAGCGTCGGCCGTGCAGTTCCTCGGGGCGCTGGCGCCGATCACCGACACCCTGTGGGTGACCCGGCGCGAACCGGTGTGGCGCCATGACGACTTCACGCCGGAAGCGGGAGCCGCAGCCGTCGCCCTCGTGGAGCAGCGCGTCGCGGCCGGTCTCCCTCCGGAGAGCGTGGTCAGCGTCACCGGACTCATGCTCCGCCCGCAGGAGCGGGAGGCCGAGCGTCTGGGTGCCTACGCCGACCGGCGCCCCCTGTTCGAACGGATCGAACCCGACGGCGTGCGCTGGGCAGACGGCAGCTTCGAGCAGGTCGACGTCATCCTGTGGGCCACCGGCTTCCGCCCTGCGATCAGTCACCTCGCCCCTCTGCACCTGCGCAGTGCGGCCGGGGGCATCCAGCTCGACCGGAACGGTCGAGGTACGACGGCGGTCGCAGACCCCCGCGTGCAGTTGGTCGGCTACGGGCCGTCGGCGAGCACGATCGGCGCCAATCGTGCTGGTCGCTCGGCGGCGAAGGGAGTGCAGCGCGCGCTGCAGTCTGCAGGCGTGCGCATCACCAGCGGTTGAGCACCTCCTCCGCGAATCCCTCGATGCCGTCGACGCGCACCCGCGTTCCGTTCTCGTCGCGCACCCAGCCGGTCCAGACACCGAACAGTTGATCGGTCCGGCTCGAGATCACCAGCGCGTTCGTGTGCGAGTGCTTGTCGTAGAACGGGGTGAACACGAGGTCGGCGCGCGTCCCGTGCACGTGCCACGGACGCATGAAATGTTCGGAGTCGTAATCCCACACGAGCTCTTCACTGATCTTCGACAGCCGACCGTCGACGAGCAGCGCGTTCTCCGTGGCACCCGAGCCGTCGGTCCACTTCGCACCGAGCTGCAGCCCGATGACGCGGCCGTCGACGACACCGCTGGCCGCAGCCCAGTTCCAGCGCACGCGATACGGCCAGCGCCCGCGACCGTGGTCCAGTACGGCCCAGCTTCCGGTCGGCACCTCGTGCGCCACTCCGTCCACGGTCACTGTTCCGGTGGCCGGGCGTGCCACATCTTTGACCGTGTACTGGAAATGGGGGATCTCGTCGCCGAGGCGCCACGTCACGACGACACCGAGCGACTCGTGTGCCTCCAGGCGACCGGCCAGCAGGTCGATCGAGACGCGGGGGGTGGAGGCGCGCAGGCGTGTTCCGTCGAAGGCCTCGTCGATGTCGACGGTGATCCGACGCGTGCGCGCGCGGGCGGGCCCCGCGCCGAGAGACGACGGGAGCGTCGCGCTGCGCCCTCCCGGCGAGATCACCGTCGTGTCGATGTCGTCACCGGTCGCGCGATCGAGCACCCACAACTCGTGCAGAGCCATGTAGTCGACGCACGAGACCGTGACGGCGACGATGTGCGACGGCGTCATCACGTTCCAGTACTCCCACCGCTTGTTGCGCCCCCAGTGGCCGCGGCCGGGGATACCCGAGGTGTCGTGAACCGGTGTGCGCGACCAGCCGAGAGCCTCCCGGTTCAGCATCCCGGTGGGCGTGGTGAGAGATACATGCGCGGTGATCTCGCGCTCGATCAGCGGTGTGGGCATCGTCGTCCTGCTGTCCGGAGGGACACCGTCTCGGGTCGGTGTCGTTGCCCTGAGTGTAGAGGACCGGGCGACGAACGGCGGGGGTCCTGTGGGAAAACCGTGTTCGGGTCGAGATCGGCTCCTGGCTACGCTGAGGGCATGCTCCGCATCCTGCTCTTCGTCGTCTGGCTGCTGCTGTCCGCCTGGCTCGTGGTCTGGGTCGGGGAGGGACTTTTCGGCGTCGATCAGAGACAGTCGAGCCTTCCGTTCTCGGGAGAGGACACACTGGGCGCTCCGATCATCATCGGTGTGGCGTGGGGTCTGCTGCTGACCTTCGGCGGGATCCTGTCGGGGCTCGGGCGCCGTAAGCGGGTGCGCGGAGAGACCCAGATCGGAGTGGGCACGATCGTCGAGGTCGCGCGCACCGGTCTCACCGTCAACGACGTGCCGCAGTACGACCTGTTCATCCGGGTGACACCGAGCACCGCAGAGGAGTTCATCGCGCAGCTGCGCATGCTGGTCGACGCCTCCGATCTCGCCGGCCTGCAGATCGGGCTCCCGGTACCCGTGCGGTACAGCCTCACGGACCAGGACACGGTGGAGCTCGCCGACCTGAACGACCCCGCGGTGCGGGACGCGATGCTGCAATGGCGGATCGAACGGGGGCTGATCGATCCGCGGCAGGTGCGGGCGCGCACGAGCGGCACCCCGGTGACGGCATCCGTGCTCGAGGTGCGACCGACGGGGCGGCGTCGTGAGGGGCAGAGCGAGCTCGCCCTGCGCGTGCTGATGGCGCCGGAGGGAGCGGCGACCTGGGAAGCGGACACCACGGTCTTCGTGTACCCGCAGGCCATTCCGCACCTGCAGGTCGGAGCCCCGGTCTGGGCGTTCTATCGGCGTGAGGACCCGCAGACCGTCGCCGTGACGATCGAGAAGGAGGAGGGGCGATGAACCCGATGGACACGCTCATCTGGCTCGTGAACTTCCCGGCGTCGCACGGATACGCGATGGTGTTCATCGCCGGTTTCTCGATCCTCGGCCTGTTCGCGCTGTCGGCGCGGGGAGCGATGCCCGGCGGGGAGCTGCGGGCCATCCGCGAGCGGGAGGGGCTGCTGCGTGCGGATCAGCGTCCGCGAGGCCGCGTCGGGGGAGGAATCGTGCGCATCGGCGCGCGCATCCTCGCTTTCCTCATGCTCGCCTCCCTGGTGATCGGCATCCTCAGCCTCGCCGGCGTGCCCCTCACCCGTGCGTACATCTACGACAACGGTCGACCGACGGCGGCGACTCTGGATGGTGACTGGGTGACGTTCACGACGGCCGAAGGCGTCGAATACACGCTGGAGAGCAACTTCTTCACCCCCGCTGTGTATCCCGACCGCGACGCGTACATACCCGGCGGTCAGCTGATCGTCGTGCGCTACCTTTCGAGCCATCCACAGGCGTTCGTGATCGACAGCGACCAGACCCCGCGCTGAGTGCGGAGGGGGCGCGTAGGGTGAAGGCATGTCGCGAATCATCGTCTTCGGCGGCCACGGCCGCATCGCCCTCCTGCTCGCGCCGCTCCTCGTCGCACGGGGAGACGAGGTGACCGGGGTGATCCGCAACCCTGACCATTCCTCCGATGTCGAAGCCGGCGGTGCGAAAGCGCTCGTCGCCGACATCGAGAACATGGATGTCGAGGCGCTCGCCGAGATCATCCGCGGTCATGACGCCGTCGTCTGGTCGGCCGGCGCCGGTGGCGGATCGGCCGAACGCACCTACGCGGTCGACCGCGACGCCGCGCAGCGTTCCATGGACGCGACAGAACGCGCGGGCGTCCGACGGTACGTGATGGTGTCATGGCTCGGGTCCACCGCTGATCACGGTGTGCCGGAAGGCGACTCCTTCTTCCCCTATGCAGACGCGAAGTGGGCTGCCGACGAGCACCTGCGTGGCACCGGTCTGGAGGGCACGATCCTCGCGCCGGGCACACTCACCTTCGACGATCCCACCGGTCGGATCCAGCTCGATCCGGACGGTCGTGGAGCTGTCGCGCGTGCCGACGTCGCTGCCGTGATCGCTGCGTCCCTGCACGAACCGTGCACGGTCGGCCGGACCATCCGCTTCGGGAACGGCGACGCCGACTCGGCGGTGCCGATCGCCGAGGCGCTGTCCTGCTGAGACACGCCACTTCGCGCGACATGGAGAATCGGCGCCGGGGACGGACGGCGAGCGCACTCGCGCTCGCCGCGGTGATGGGGCTCTTCGTCTCGTCGGCCGCCACGGCGTCGGCGGTGGGCGCACCCTCGACGTCGGGCATCCCCGAGTCCACGGTGTCGACCAGCGGATCTGAGCTGCTCACCGCGCGTGCGAAGGCGCGGGTGCAGGAGATGTCCGTGGCGGAACAGGCAGCGACGGTGGTCATGGGGCACGTGGCAGGAACGGACCCGTCCGCCCTTCGGTCGTACATGGAGTCCGGACTGGGAGGATTCATCCTCATGGGGGCCAATATCCCCGCGACCGAAGCGGAGTTGCAGGCGCTCACGGCCGCGCTGACGGTCGATCCCGGCCTGCCACCGCTCATCGCCGTGGACCAGGAGGGCGGCTTCGTCTCCCGACTGCACGGTGACGGCTTCCCTGCCTCCCTCTCCCTGAAGGGGCTTCCGGTCGCCGAGACGTCCGCGGCGTTCACCGCGCGGGGCTCTCTGGTGGCGCGAGCGGGCATCACCGTGAACTTCGGAACGGTCGCCGACTACACGGACGATCCCGGCTCGTTCATCCACGGTCGCGCGCTCGGCACAGACCCTGCCGCGGCGGCGGAGCGCGTGGCGGCGGCAACCGTCGCGCAGGAGCAGCTCGTCGCCTCGACCCTCAAACACTTCCCAGGCCACGGCGCGGCTCCGGGTGACTCTCATCACGCGATCCCGAGCACCACGATGGGAATCGAGGAATGGCGCGCCACCGCGGCCGTGCCGTTCGCCGCCGGTATCGACGCCGGGGCCTCGCTGCTGATGTACGGGCATCTCGCCTACGCGGCGGTCGATCCGCTGCCGGCATCCCTCTCGCCGCGGTGGCATGAGATCGCGAGAGACGAGCTCGGCTTCACCGGGGTGGCGGTGACCGACGACCTCGGCATGCTGCTGTCTTCAGGAGATCCGGCCTATGCCGACCCGGTCACGAACGCGGTGGCGGCGATCGCTGCGGGGAACGACCTCGTGTTGATGATCGCGGGGTCCGACGCGCAGACAGCCGGATCGATGGTCGCCGGCATCGCAGCGGCGGCCGAAGCGGGGACGCTTCCGCCCGAGCGGCTCGAGGAGGCGGCGGCACGCGTGGTCGCGCTCCGGATGCAGACCGCCGCGGCGACCGCCCGCTGGTCGATCTGCGATGACTGCGAACCGGTGGGCTGACGCTCAGGCCGCATCGCGAGCTCCGTCGCCGATCCAGGCGTTCAGCAGCGCCGCGCGCAGATCGGCGCCCCGGTCGGCGAACCCTCGCTGCCGACGGACGTACTCGGCCTTGCCCTCGGTCGTCTCGATGCGAACCGGGACCACGTCCCATGCCGAGAGGTCGTACGGCGCGGCCTGCATGTCGAGCAGGCGGATGTCGCGGGCGAGCTCGAACGAATCCAGGAGGAGTTCGCCGGGGATGAGGGGCCCGAGTTTCGTCGCCCACTTGTACAGGTCCATCCCCGCGTGCAGGCAACCGGGCTGCTCGAACAGGGGCTGGTCGTCGCGGCTCAACGGCGTGCGGTTGCGGGGGACCGCTTCGGGGGTGAAGAAGCGGAATGCGTCGAAATGGGTGCAACGCAGCTCATGATTCTCGACGACGGCATCCGTGCCCGCCTGCCCGAGTCGCAACGGCACCGCGTGGCGATGCTCGTCCGCGCGGTACACCATCGCCCATTCGTGCAGGCCGAAGCAGCCGAACTGTCCGGGGCGGGATGCGGTGCGGCGGAGCATGCGCTCGATGAGCGCGGCCAACTCCGTCTTCTCTGCGCCGAAAGTCGCCGCATCCGGCACGACGCTGCCGGGCGATCGTCCGGGGGAGTACCACCGCCAGTCGCAGCGTTCCGGCGCATCGGCGAGTTCGACACCGGCCCCCGGATGCCATCGACGCAGGTGCGCGGGCTTGTACGAGTAGTAGGTGAAGAGGAAGTCCCACACCGGATGCTTCTCCGCCCGCGTCGCCCGTTCGCGGTGCGCCGCGGTGAGGGCATCGGCTCGTTCACGATGCGCCTCCTCGCGGAGGGTCCAGTCCGGGCGGGCGATGGTCATGTCAGTGCAGGATGCCGGCTTCGCCGAGCAGATCGCGAAGACCGGCGCCGTCCTCGGCGCTCACCCACGGGGCGGCATCTTCGGAGTGCGGTTCGTGACCGGCGCGTCCACCGGCGAGCACGGCCTCGGCGGGAAGCAGACGACGGATCGCGACGCCGGCGACGGAATCGGGGTACTCGTCCATGAACTGGCTGTAGATCGACTCGTCGTGCTGGCCGTCGTCTCCGATCAACAGCCATTTCACGTCGGGGAACTCGGTCGCGAGGCGACGCAGGTTCGTGAGCTTGTGTTCACGCCCGCTGCGGAACCACCGTTCGTGAGTGGGACCCCAGTCGGTCAGGAGCATGGAGCCGGCGGGGAAGAGATGGCGACCGAGGAAGCGCCACAGGGTGGGGGCGACATTCCACGCACCGGTGGAGAGGTACACCATGGGTGCACCCGGGTGCTGGCGGAGCAGCTGATCGAGGAGGACGGCCATCCCCGGGACGGGAAGGCGTGCGTGCTCGTCGAGCACGAAGGAGTTCCAGAAGGCGATGAAGGGACGAGGCAGCGCCGTAACCATCACGGTGTCGTCGACATCCGACACCACGCCGAACGAGGTGCCCTCGGCCACGATGAATGCGCGAGCCTCCACCGGCGCCTGGCCCTCGACCGAGAACGTGAACGTCTGCCAGCCGGGTTCCAGATCGACACGGATCATGGCATCGACCACGCCGCCGCGGTCGGCGGCCACCTGGTGGGTGGTCTCGCCGAAGTGCACGCTCACAGCGGCGAATCCCACCGGGATGCCGACGAAGCTGCGCCATCCGCGGACGCTGGCCGGTTCACCGTCTCGGGTGCGACGCTGCGGCGGGACGATCAGCACCCGGCCGACGACGCGGACCCAGCCCGGACCACCGTAACCGGGGAAGGGAAGGATCGTCGCGACACGGCCACGACGGCGCGCACGACCTTCGCGCCAGACATGGAAGCGGTGTTCGAGTCGGGCGAACCAGTGGATCCGGGGGGCTGGGGGAGCCGATGCCATTGCCTCAGTCTTTCACGTCGGCGTCGGCCTCTGCCTCCGGGGACTCCAGGTGACGGGCTTCGATGCGCTGCAGCAGCTTCTTGCCCAGGAAAGCCAGAAGCAGGAACAGGGCGATCACGCCGACGAAGATGTACCCGGCGAAGTGCACGCGATCGACCAGCTCGCGGAAGCTGCCGGCGGCAAGCGACGTGACACTCACATAGGCGGTGGCCCAGAGGACACAGGCGGGAGCCGTCCATGCCAGGAACTTGCGGTACGGGTACTCGCTCATCCCGACGGTGAGGGGAACCAGAGAATGCAGCACGGGGAGGAAGCGGGAGAGGAAGATCGCGATCCCCCCGCGGCGCTCGAGATAGTTCTCGGCGCGCACCCAGTTGTGCTCGCCGATCCGCCGCCCCAACCAGGAGACGCGGATGTGCGGGCCCAGCCAGCGCCCCAGCCAGAACCCGATGCTCTCACCGATCAGCGCCCCGATCACGACCGCGACACCCATCGCGATGCCCTCCAGAGGAGTGGCGACACCCATGGACGCGATGATCACGATCGTGTCGCCGGGAACGATGAGGCCGATCAGGATGCTCGTCTCCAGCATCACGGCGAGCCCGGCGATGAGCGTGCGGGCGACCGGATCGATCGACTGCACGGTGTCGAGGAGCCAGATCAGGAGGTCGTCCACCCCATGAGGATACGGGAGCCACCCGGTCCTAGGCTGGAAAGGTGCCCGAACAGCTGAGTGCTCGTCCGCTTCCCGACTGGGTGGAGCCGTCATCGGTGTTCGGGATGCTGGAAGCCGGGACCGCCGATGTGTTCTGGCTCGACGCCGGGGCTGACGCGATCACCGGATGGAGCTTCGTCGGGACGGGGGAGCGCTCGACGCTTCCGCGCGAGGTGCGCGTCGACGTCGTCGCTGCCGACCCTGAGCTGCCGCCGTTCACAGGGGGATGGGTGGGGTGGCTCGACTACGAGAGCGGCGCCGCCGCCGTCGGTGCACCGGTCGCGGGCCCGGAAGACGGCTCGGGCGGTTCCTGGCTGCGTGCCACCCGTGTCGTCGCCTTCGACCACGACAAGCAGCGCGTCTGGGCGCTCGGGATGGAGAGCGACGTCGCGGACTGGGCGGCAGACGTCC from Microbacterium sp. SY138 includes:
- a CDS encoding NAD(P)-binding domain-containing protein, translating into MSILDSLVIGAGQAGLSASFHLSRLGISHVVLDADGQPGGAWQHRWDALTMRDVHGVAELPGDTPPPRDGARANEAVPAYFARYEKTHELPVLRPVHVERVEDHDGLLVVRAREGEWTTRTLVNATGTWTHPFLPHFPGMETFVGEQLHTVDYPGPEHFIGKRVLVVGGGASAVQFLGALAPITDTLWVTRREPVWRHDDFTPEAGAAAVALVEQRVAAGLPPESVVSVTGLMLRPQEREAERLGAYADRRPLFERIEPDGVRWADGSFEQVDVILWATGFRPAISHLAPLHLRSAAGGIQLDRNGRGTTAVADPRVQLVGYGPSASTIGANRAGRSAAKGVQRALQSAGVRITSG
- a CDS encoding phosphatase domain-containing protein, whose product is MASAPPAPRIHWFARLEHRFHVWREGRARRRGRVATILPFPGYGGPGWVRVVGRVLIVPPQRRTRDGEPASVRGWRSFVGIPVGFAAVSVHFGETTHQVAADRGGVVDAMIRVDLEPGWQTFTFSVEGQAPVEARAFIVAEGTSFGVVSDVDDTVMVTALPRPFIAFWNSFVLDEHARLPVPGMAVLLDQLLRQHPGAPMVYLSTGAWNVAPTLWRFLGRHLFPAGSMLLTDWGPTHERWFRSGREHKLTNLRRLATEFPDVKWLLIGDDGQHDESIYSQFMDEYPDSVAGVAIRRLLPAEAVLAGGRAGHEPHSEDAAPWVSAEDGAGLRDLLGEAGILH
- a CDS encoding 3-methyladenine DNA glycosylase — its product is MTIARPDWTLREEAHRERADALTAAHRERATRAEKHPVWDFLFTYYSYKPAHLRRWHPGAGVELADAPERCDWRWYSPGRSPGSVVPDAATFGAEKTELAALIERMLRRTASRPGQFGCFGLHEWAMVYRADEHRHAVPLRLGQAGTDAVVENHELRCTHFDAFRFFTPEAVPRNRTPLSRDDQPLFEQPGCLHAGMDLYKWATKLGPLIPGELLLDSFELARDIRLLDMQAAPYDLSAWDVVPVRIETTEGKAEYVRRQRGFADRGADLRAALLNAWIGDGARDAA
- a CDS encoding NAD(P)H-binding protein, whose product is MSRIIVFGGHGRIALLLAPLLVARGDEVTGVIRNPDHSSDVEAGGAKALVADIENMDVEALAEIIRGHDAVVWSAGAGGGSAERTYAVDRDAAQRSMDATERAGVRRYVMVSWLGSTADHGVPEGDSFFPYADAKWAADEHLRGTGLEGTILAPGTLTFDDPTGRIQLDPDGRGAVARADVAAVIAASLHEPCTVGRTIRFGNGDADSAVPIAEALSC
- a CDS encoding glycoside hydrolase family 3 N-terminal domain-containing protein, which gives rise to MENRRRGRTASALALAAVMGLFVSSAATASAVGAPSTSGIPESTVSTSGSELLTARAKARVQEMSVAEQAATVVMGHVAGTDPSALRSYMESGLGGFILMGANIPATEAELQALTAALTVDPGLPPLIAVDQEGGFVSRLHGDGFPASLSLKGLPVAETSAAFTARGSLVARAGITVNFGTVADYTDDPGSFIHGRALGTDPAAAAERVAAATVAQEQLVASTLKHFPGHGAAPGDSHHAIPSTTMGIEEWRATAAVPFAAGIDAGASLLMYGHLAYAAVDPLPASLSPRWHEIARDELGFTGVAVTDDLGMLLSSGDPAYADPVTNAVAAIAAGNDLVLMIAGSDAQTAGSMVAGIAAAAEAGTLPPERLEEAAARVVALRMQTAAATARWSICDDCEPVG
- a CDS encoding DUF2804 domain-containing protein — translated: MPTPLIEREITAHVSLTTPTGMLNREALGWSRTPVHDTSGIPGRGHWGRNKRWEYWNVMTPSHIVAVTVSCVDYMALHELWVLDRATGDDIDTTVISPGGRSATLPSSLGAGPARARTRRITVDIDEAFDGTRLRASTPRVSIDLLAGRLEAHESLGVVVTWRLGDEIPHFQYTVKDVARPATGTVTVDGVAHEVPTGSWAVLDHGRGRWPYRVRWNWAAASGVVDGRVIGLQLGAKWTDGSGATENALLVDGRLSKISEELVWDYDSEHFMRPWHVHGTRADLVFTPFYDKHSHTNALVISSRTDQLFGVWTGWVRDENGTRVRVDGIEGFAEEVLNRW
- a CDS encoding CueP family metal-binding protein, with protein sequence MNHPLPSTTSPASPSVSASRRRRRLSAGLAALAVAGIALSGCAPAVSPADVDSVASAQDLLAAHDLAGLDVGEVIERLDAMPVADRPDDLLASVEPDALLLRDTSGRESRLPMPDDAVYISVAPFREQTHECHFHSLTTCVGELSDIEMRIVLTADDGTVLIDEMRRTHDNGFTGVWVPRGIEATLTVESAGLTGTVPLSTTSPDDRTCVTDLQLL
- a CDS encoding DedA family protein, whose product is MDDLLIWLLDTVQSIDPVARTLIAGLAVMLETSILIGLIVPGDTIVIIASMGVATPLEGIAMGVAVVIGALIGESIGFWLGRWLGPHIRVSWLGRRIGEHNWVRAENYLERRGGIAIFLSRFLPVLHSLVPLTVGMSEYPYRKFLAWTAPACVLWATAYVSVTSLAAGSFRELVDRVHFAGYIFVGVIALFLLLAFLGKKLLQRIEARHLESPEAEADADVKD
- a CDS encoding DUF305 domain-containing protein; the protein is MKIRAAATAALTLSAVLLLSGCATGTDDASMPGMDHSSSSPSAGMSDADVNDADVMFASMMIVHHEQAIEMSDIVLGVEGIDPEVAELAQRIKAAQGPEIEQLEGWLDDWGIGSDDRDANGMDHGDGMMSDDDLAALRSADGPEASRLFLDQMIVHHEGAVEMARAEVDGGSDPEAIELAQTIIDAQTEEIQEMKDLLSTL